Proteins encoded within one genomic window of Mesotoga sp. UBA6090:
- a CDS encoding glycerol-3-phosphate acyltransferase yields the protein MEIILSAIFAYLIGSIPTAYLIGRLLYGFDIRKHGTGNMGASNMVLVKGWKIGILTGAIDFMKGMGTILIIKGVSSHWTYQMLFIAASFAAIGHMYPIFLKFRGGKGTATLAGGLIGLDYQVALICMVILLAFIAITDYAAPGVIAVSSVMIFLFRIIGYRWGISLLLIPIAVIMIARNLENIQRILRREEPGLRAHIRRKKRTPQEGA from the coding sequence ATGGAAATTATTCTCTCCGCTATCTTTGCCTATCTTATAGGATCAATCCCCACGGCATATCTTATTGGAAGACTCTTATACGGATTTGATATCAGGAAACATGGAACCGGTAACATGGGCGCTTCAAATATGGTCCTTGTAAAAGGCTGGAAAATCGGGATACTGACAGGAGCAATCGATTTCATGAAGGGGATGGGGACAATTCTGATTATCAAGGGCGTCTCCAGCCACTGGACTTACCAGATGCTGTTCATCGCAGCCAGCTTTGCTGCGATTGGTCATATGTATCCCATCTTTCTGAAGTTCAGGGGTGGGAAGGGAACCGCCACACTGGCCGGTGGCCTTATAGGTCTTGATTACCAGGTTGCGCTGATCTGTATGGTCATACTTCTCGCTTTTATCGCGATTACGGACTACGCGGCTCCGGGCGTTATCGCAGTCTCTTCAGTAATGATCTTCCTTTTCAGAATCATCGGATACCGATGGGGAATATCTCTTCTGTTGATACCCATTGCAGTGATTATGATAGCTAGAAATCTAGAGAATATCCAAAGGATTTTGCGGAGAGAAGAACCGGGGCTGAGGGCGCACATTAGAAGAAAGAAAAGAACCCCGCAAGAAGGGGCCTAA
- a CDS encoding DegV family protein, which produces MLTVMKDWADALNSIDGSDKSLLEVIAQSNAVAQKSLEKTPEKLAILKKAGVVDADAKGFVAFIEGIKTFLSGKGVNLEDEIIPDVELRNHVHIDEGNIENKFCTEAIIEGTKLNIEGIKSIISESGDSALVAGTESKARIHVHTNEPAELFFRLKDFGNVTQQKVDDMEMQYRVSQKRKYPIALVVDSVCDLPKEVMDYYQIQMVPLYFNFGQSQYLDKITMKADQFYSLLDSADDYPVSAQPGMNTFQNLYHFLGTHYDSIIAIHVSDKLSGTWNASKKAAERLRGKKISVINSRHVSGSIGLLVLKAAMMIEERRDHDEIVETIETLTNNARIFVSVNTLKYMVKGGRVSPVLGLVGKALNLKPIVSVDREGNSKLYGKAFSKLGNMKKILSFVEELNKKCHVVSYNITHAHKTTKAYEDSLTKLLGKKPEYIMEVSPVVGISAGVGAVSVSVLCESDTWAPDVRIK; this is translated from the coding sequence ATGCTGACCGTTATGAAGGACTGGGCCGATGCTCTCAATAGTATTGATGGTTCCGACAAATCACTGCTCGAAGTGATAGCTCAGTCGAACGCCGTCGCCCAGAAGTCGCTTGAAAAAACCCCTGAGAAACTCGCCATACTGAAAAAGGCTGGCGTAGTCGATGCCGACGCAAAGGGCTTTGTTGCATTTATTGAAGGGATCAAAACCTTTCTAAGCGGCAAGGGTGTGAATCTTGAAGATGAGATAATCCCGGATGTTGAGCTAAGAAATCACGTTCACATTGACGAAGGGAACATTGAGAATAAATTCTGTACTGAAGCGATAATTGAAGGTACTAAACTAAATATCGAAGGAATAAAGTCAATCATTAGCGAATCTGGAGACTCCGCTCTTGTTGCAGGCACAGAGAGCAAAGCAAGAATCCATGTTCACACAAATGAACCGGCAGAGTTGTTTTTCAGACTGAAGGACTTTGGAAATGTGACTCAGCAGAAGGTTGACGACATGGAAATGCAGTATAGAGTTAGCCAGAAACGGAAATATCCTATTGCTCTCGTCGTAGACTCAGTGTGCGATTTACCAAAGGAAGTAATGGATTATTATCAGATCCAGATGGTTCCATTGTATTTCAACTTTGGTCAAAGCCAATATTTGGACAAAATAACGATGAAGGCCGATCAATTCTATTCTTTGCTGGACTCTGCAGATGATTACCCAGTTTCAGCGCAGCCGGGTATGAACACATTTCAGAATCTTTATCACTTTCTCGGAACGCACTATGATTCAATAATAGCAATTCATGTTTCGGACAAACTAAGCGGTACATGGAATGCCAGCAAAAAGGCTGCCGAGCGACTAAGGGGGAAGAAGATCAGCGTAATCAACTCCCGGCACGTATCAGGATCAATTGGTCTCCTTGTACTTAAGGCCGCAATGATGATTGAGGAACGACGAGATCATGATGAAATAGTTGAGACTATTGAAACCCTGACGAATAATGCAAGGATCTTCGTCAGCGTTAACACGCTGAAATACATGGTAAAGGGCGGGAGAGTCAGCCCGGTGCTTGGATTGGTGGGAAAGGCCCTTAATTTGAAACCCATAGTATCTGTGGATAGAGAAGGCAATTCAAAACTTTACGGAAAGGCCTTCAGCAAACTCGGAAACATGAAGAAGATACTTAGCTTTGTTGAAGAGTTGAACAAGAAGTGCCATGTTGTCTCCTACAACATAACTCATGCTCACAAGACTACAAAGGCTTACGAAGATAGCCTGACCAAGCTACTCGGAAAGAAACCCGAGTACATAATGGAGGTCTCTCCAGTCGTCGGCATAAGCGCAGGAGTTGGGGCAGTAAGCGTCTCGGTTCTTTGTGAAAGTGACACATGGGCTCCCGATGTTAGAATCAAATGA
- a CDS encoding DAK2 domain-containing protein — translation MDSRSMNLLDGTMFFNAFSSGASAVIKVQNDLNKLNVFPVPDGDTGTNLASTMRYILELTDVSNSTGKTTRSIADTALMGARGDSGAIFAQYMHGLSNVIGNRESIDRQTFARAAQEAISYAYDEWLPQLKELC, via the coding sequence ATGGACTCCAGATCAATGAATCTACTTGACGGAACCATGTTCTTCAATGCCTTTTCCTCGGGTGCCAGTGCCGTAATAAAGGTGCAGAATGACCTGAACAAGCTAAACGTCTTTCCTGTTCCCGACGGCGATACGGGAACAAATCTTGCTTCGACGATGAGGTATATTCTCGAGCTAACCGACGTATCCAACTCAACAGGCAAGACGACTAGATCAATCGCTGATACTGCTTTAATGGGAGCGAGGGGAGATTCTGGAGCGATATTCGCCCAGTATATGCACGGGCTCAGTAATGTAATAGGAAATCGAGAAAGTATTGACAGGCAGACTTTCGCAAGAGCAGCTCAAGAAGCTATATCCTACGCTTATGACGAATGGTTACCCCAGTTGAAGGAACTATGCTGA
- a CDS encoding DUF1295 domain-containing protein, giving the protein MAYVILFNALVVVGYMSVFFAIGTAKKDNSVVDIGWGTGFVVVALFTLFVYGECNARQIITTVLISFWGIRLTTHIFKRNWGRGEDFRYVQMREKWGEKVLIRSFLQIYMLQGLFMVIVSYSVMLINSHSGKSFGFLDVLGILIWVCGFAIESIADVQLRDFVKTKKPGEIMTKGLWRYSRHPNYFGEAVQWWGIFIIALSIEGGFWAIISPMTITILHRFVSGVPYLERKYKAYPAFREYMNI; this is encoded by the coding sequence ATGGCGTATGTGATTCTTTTCAACGCTCTGGTAGTTGTTGGCTACATGTCGGTATTCTTTGCAATCGGGACAGCAAAGAAAGACAACTCTGTCGTCGACATAGGATGGGGTACCGGGTTCGTTGTAGTCGCGCTCTTTACACTTTTCGTATACGGCGAATGCAATGCGAGACAGATAATTACAACTGTACTGATCTCCTTCTGGGGAATAAGGTTGACTACACATATATTCAAGAGAAACTGGGGCCGTGGTGAGGATTTTCGTTATGTACAGATGAGAGAGAAGTGGGGAGAGAAGGTATTGATAAGATCCTTCCTGCAAATCTATATGTTGCAGGGTCTTTTTATGGTGATTGTCTCTTACTCAGTAATGCTCATTAATAGCCATTCGGGAAAGTCCTTTGGATTTCTGGACGTTCTCGGAATCCTTATTTGGGTTTGTGGCTTTGCCATCGAATCCATAGCGGACGTGCAATTGAGAGATTTCGTGAAGACGAAGAAGCCCGGGGAGATAATGACAAAGGGGTTGTGGAGATACTCGCGCCACCCTAATTATTTTGGTGAGGCCGTTCAGTGGTGGGGAATATTTATCATCGCTCTTTCCATTGAGGGCGGTTTCTGGGCTATAATCAGTCCAATGACAATCACTATTTTGCATAGATTCGTTTCCGGCGTTCCGTATCTCGAAAGAAAATATAAAGCGTATCCGGCTTTTAGAGAATATATGAATATATGA
- a CDS encoding ABC transporter ATP-binding protein, translated as MSLLTLENVTMKFGGLTAVEDVTLRVEEGEIFGLIGPNGAGKTTVFNMVTGHYKPTEGRIFFRDNEITSLQPDKITRTGIARTFQNIRLFRDLTVLENVMVSQHHTIASNGKAVSWFFKSVSRLGYSEKEREMRNKALELLSVLGLEMLANEKSSALSYGSQRLLEIARAMATGATLLLLDEPAAGMNASETAGLVDTIRRIRDDFGLTVLLIEHDMKLVMGLCERIMVLDHGRTISEGVPAFVQKDVRVIEAYLGREWVTVGK; from the coding sequence ATGAGTTTGCTCACTCTTGAGAATGTCACAATGAAGTTCGGCGGACTCACCGCAGTGGAGGATGTAACGCTTCGGGTAGAAGAAGGCGAGATCTTTGGATTGATCGGCCCGAACGGTGCCGGAAAGACAACGGTCTTCAATATGGTAACGGGACACTACAAACCTACAGAGGGTCGTATATTTTTCAGGGATAATGAGATAACGTCACTCCAACCGGATAAGATAACAAGAACAGGGATCGCAAGGACTTTTCAGAATATCCGTCTGTTCAGAGATCTTACCGTTCTAGAGAACGTTATGGTTTCTCAACACCATACGATTGCAAGCAACGGAAAGGCCGTCAGCTGGTTTTTCAAAAGCGTTTCCAGACTGGGTTATTCCGAGAAGGAACGGGAGATGAGAAACAAAGCTCTTGAACTGCTGAGTGTTCTGGGTCTCGAAATGCTGGCTAATGAAAAATCCAGCGCGCTCTCCTATGGTTCGCAAAGGCTACTAGAGATTGCAAGAGCAATGGCGACGGGGGCGACTCTTCTGCTTCTCGACGAACCGGCCGCCGGGATGAATGCTTCTGAAACGGCAGGTCTTGTAGATACTATCAGGAGGATTCGCGACGATTTCGGCCTTACCGTTCTGCTTATAGAGCACGATATGAAACTGGTTATGGGGCTTTGTGAGAGGATAATGGTTCTGGATCACGGAAGGACCATCAGTGAAGGAGTCCCCGCCTTTGTTCAGAAGGACGTGAGGGTTATCGAAGCTTATCTGGGTAGGGAGTGGGTTACGGTTGGCAAGTGA
- a CDS encoding ABC transporter substrate-binding protein → MRKLFVILLVVFLSVSALASIKVGAILPMTGGVAAFGQMIWQGVELANELFPEVLGEKIEIVLLDNNSDKVQAVNTARRAIEQEGVVAIIGQVISSNTIAGGMVAEQNGVAMVSPSSTSPLVTQDKKYVSRVCFSDPFQGVAAAMLAFNNMGVENVAVFVDVEQDYAVGFANYFKETALELGGSVFYEYYKSGDQDFTAQVSDAISKGAGAFFIPGYYQEIALIAIQARQLGFYEPIIAGDGAAVPETIEIGGDAVNGLYFTTHYDAGSPALTENAKLFVEAYTAKYSEAPGTFTALGFDTYLVVRDAIERAGSTDREAIAVAVRQTKDYPAVTGIITIDENGDAIKSVAIVKIEDGKFVYDTTINP, encoded by the coding sequence ATGAGAAAACTCTTTGTAATTCTTTTGGTTGTCTTTCTTTCCGTATCAGCGCTTGCTTCAATCAAAGTAGGTGCGATTCTTCCGATGACCGGTGGAGTCGCCGCGTTTGGCCAGATGATCTGGCAGGGAGTCGAACTTGCTAACGAGTTGTTCCCGGAAGTTCTTGGGGAGAAAATTGAAATCGTCTTACTCGACAACAACTCCGACAAGGTTCAGGCCGTGAACACCGCCCGTCGTGCGATCGAACAGGAAGGGGTTGTTGCTATCATCGGGCAGGTAATAAGCTCGAATACGATTGCCGGAGGGATGGTTGCTGAGCAGAATGGCGTTGCAATGGTTTCTCCCAGCTCGACTAGTCCCCTCGTAACTCAGGACAAGAAGTATGTTTCCCGTGTCTGTTTCAGCGACCCCTTCCAGGGAGTTGCGGCGGCGATGCTGGCATTCAACAACATGGGTGTGGAAAACGTTGCCGTCTTCGTAGACGTTGAGCAGGATTATGCCGTCGGATTTGCAAATTACTTCAAGGAAACGGCTCTCGAGCTTGGTGGAAGCGTGTTCTACGAGTACTACAAATCTGGAGACCAGGACTTTACGGCCCAGGTTTCCGATGCCATCTCCAAGGGTGCCGGTGCTTTTTTCATTCCCGGATATTATCAGGAAATCGCTCTCATAGCTATCCAGGCCAGACAGCTTGGTTTTTACGAACCAATAATCGCAGGAGATGGTGCAGCCGTTCCCGAGACGATCGAGATCGGAGGAGATGCTGTAAACGGTTTGTACTTCACTACTCACTACGATGCTGGTAGCCCTGCGCTTACAGAGAATGCAAAGCTCTTTGTCGAAGCGTACACTGCAAAGTACAGCGAAGCACCTGGAACATTCACTGCCCTCGGGTTTGATACATATCTAGTTGTAAGGGATGCAATAGAACGTGCGGGGAGCACCGATAGAGAAGCTATTGCAGTGGCCGTTCGACAGACAAAGGATTATCCTGCTGTGACGGGAATAATCACTATCGATGAAAACGGTGACGCAATAAAGTCCGTTGCGATTGTAAAGATAGAAGACGGTAAGTTCGTGTACGATACAACGATCAATCCGTAA
- a CDS encoding branched-chain amino acid ABC transporter permease: MDPKTLLQNFVNGLSLGSLYALIAIGYTMVYGILRLINFAHGDIFMMAVYFALFFVTLAQLPWYLAAILAIACAALLGFTVDRIAYKPIRNAPRISALITAIGVSFFLESLAVVVFSGIPRSFRTIFPQSLNEMIIIGGEMEVKYGREVIVGGIRFPVISLITLIVAAIALVFLWWFIFRTKVGMAMRAVSLDIQTTSLMGVNVDRVIGMTFALGSALAGIGGILWAIRYPQVWPYMGFIPGMKAFVAAVFGGIGSVPGAVLGGLILGITEVMMVGIMPAAAGYRDAFAFFILIIVLSIKPSGLLGRPEIVKV; the protein is encoded by the coding sequence TTGGATCCTAAGACTCTTCTTCAAAACTTTGTTAACGGTCTTAGCCTTGGTTCCCTTTATGCCCTGATAGCGATAGGCTATACAATGGTTTACGGGATTCTAAGGCTGATCAATTTCGCTCATGGCGATATCTTCATGATGGCCGTTTATTTTGCTCTCTTCTTTGTGACACTTGCGCAGCTTCCATGGTATCTGGCGGCTATTCTTGCTATAGCTTGCGCTGCTCTACTTGGATTTACAGTTGACAGAATTGCCTACAAACCTATCAGGAATGCTCCTAGAATATCGGCGCTGATAACGGCTATCGGTGTCTCTTTCTTTCTTGAGAGTCTTGCTGTAGTTGTATTCTCCGGTATTCCGAGATCATTCCGTACGATCTTCCCCCAATCGCTAAACGAAATGATTATCATAGGCGGCGAGATGGAGGTAAAGTATGGCAGAGAGGTAATAGTCGGAGGTATAAGATTTCCGGTAATCTCTCTCATAACGCTTATCGTTGCTGCAATCGCGCTCGTCTTTTTGTGGTGGTTCATTTTCAGGACAAAAGTGGGAATGGCTATGAGGGCCGTTTCCCTGGATATTCAGACAACATCGCTTATGGGAGTAAATGTCGATCGTGTGATCGGAATGACATTCGCTCTGGGTTCGGCGCTTGCGGGGATTGGTGGAATACTATGGGCTATCAGGTATCCTCAAGTCTGGCCCTATATGGGATTCATACCTGGAATGAAGGCTTTTGTCGCCGCCGTCTTCGGTGGAATAGGTTCAGTGCCGGGAGCGGTACTCGGAGGTCTGATACTCGGAATAACCGAAGTCATGATGGTCGGTATAATGCCTGCAGCGGCAGGTTACAGGGATGCCTTCGCCTTTTTCATCCTGATAATCGTCCTTTCAATCAAGCCCTCCGGTCTTCTTGGAAGACCGGAAATAGTAAAGGTATGA
- a CDS encoding ABC transporter ATP-binding protein, whose amino-acid sequence MASEILIVDELQVSYGVIKAVKGITLSVEEGSIVTIIGSNGAGKSTTLGAISGLIRPSGGRISFRGNKINRLGAAKTAKLGISLVPEGRRIFSNLTVRENLLMGAYNRRDKEEIEGNFETVFSLFPVLRERLKQSGGTLSGGEQQMLAIGRSLMANPDLIMMDEPSLGLAPIVVEEVFQGIQTLNSRGVTILLVEQNAAKALEISKYAYVLETGKITLQGSAKELLETEEVRKVYLGI is encoded by the coding sequence TTGGCAAGTGAGATTCTCATTGTTGATGAGCTCCAGGTTTCATACGGTGTCATCAAGGCAGTCAAAGGCATAACACTCTCCGTTGAGGAGGGCAGCATTGTAACTATAATAGGCTCCAACGGCGCGGGAAAGAGCACCACGCTTGGAGCCATAAGTGGACTCATAAGACCCTCCGGTGGAAGAATCTCCTTCAGGGGGAACAAAATCAACAGGCTTGGAGCCGCCAAAACGGCAAAGCTGGGGATTTCGCTCGTGCCCGAAGGAAGGAGGATATTCTCCAATCTCACGGTTAGAGAGAATCTCCTTATGGGCGCATACAACAGGAGGGACAAAGAAGAGATAGAAGGCAACTTCGAGACGGTCTTCTCGCTTTTCCCTGTTCTAAGAGAGAGATTGAAACAGTCCGGAGGGACGCTTTCCGGTGGAGAACAGCAAATGCTGGCAATAGGTAGAAGCCTCATGGCGAATCCCGATCTAATAATGATGGATGAACCTTCGCTCGGTCTGGCACCTATTGTCGTTGAAGAGGTTTTTCAGGGAATTCAGACACTTAATTCTCGGGGAGTCACCATACTGCTTGTCGAACAGAATGCGGCCAAGGCCCTTGAAATATCTAAATATGCCTATGTGCTGGAAACAGGAAAGATTACGCTTCAAGGTTCAGCGAAGGAACTACTTGAAACTGAAGAAGTTAGAAAAGTTTACCTGGGTATTTGA
- a CDS encoding branched-chain amino acid ABC transporter permease: MKKQTKILLTLIALPSIALLLFLSQELLNSYYSRIITLIGIYGIMAVSLTLVNGISGVFSLGHAGFIALGAYTSALLTLSPEQKEMTFLIEKLVWPLNSIQIPFFWATIIAGLVAAVFAFLIGWPSLRLTGDYFAIATLGFSEIIRIFALNLNSITNGALGLKALPDHTNVWWAWGWLLVTVACVLSLAYSSFGRALRAIREDRVAAQAMGINVFKHQLMAFVIGGFFAGISGSLYGHWLSTIDPRTNTFGILLTFNVLIMIVLGGLGSITGAIIGGALFAFLSEWLRFLEGPMNLFGFKIVGISGMRMLVFSGLFVIIMIFWPRGLMGRNEFSWDGLVSVFKRRYKR; encoded by the coding sequence ATGAAGAAGCAGACCAAAATCCTACTCACTTTGATAGCATTACCCTCCATAGCGCTTCTTCTATTTCTTTCGCAGGAATTATTGAACAGCTATTATTCGAGAATAATAACGCTTATCGGAATATATGGAATCATGGCGGTAAGTCTTACATTAGTTAATGGGATATCGGGAGTCTTTTCTCTGGGACATGCCGGGTTTATTGCTCTTGGTGCATACACTTCCGCGCTCTTGACTCTGTCACCGGAGCAGAAGGAGATGACTTTTCTCATTGAGAAACTGGTATGGCCTTTGAATTCTATTCAGATTCCCTTCTTCTGGGCAACTATAATTGCCGGTCTCGTCGCGGCCGTATTTGCTTTCCTAATCGGCTGGCCGTCTTTGAGACTTACAGGTGACTACTTTGCAATTGCGACTCTCGGCTTTTCCGAGATAATCAGGATCTTTGCGCTTAATCTCAATTCAATAACAAACGGGGCACTCGGTTTGAAGGCGCTTCCCGATCACACGAATGTCTGGTGGGCATGGGGTTGGTTGCTTGTTACCGTAGCTTGTGTCCTGAGTCTTGCTTACAGTTCCTTTGGAAGGGCCTTGAGAGCAATACGAGAAGACAGAGTTGCGGCGCAGGCCATGGGGATAAATGTCTTCAAGCATCAATTGATGGCCTTTGTTATTGGCGGGTTTTTTGCAGGGATTTCCGGATCTTTGTACGGACACTGGCTCAGCACAATCGATCCTAGAACAAACACCTTTGGCATCCTTCTCACCTTCAACGTTCTGATAATGATAGTTCTCGGCGGGCTGGGAAGCATAACAGGAGCCATCATCGGCGGTGCTCTCTTTGCTTTTCTTAGCGAGTGGTTACGCTTCTTGGAAGGGCCTATGAATCTTTTCGGTTTCAAGATAGTGGGAATAAGCGGGATGAGAATGCTCGTTTTCTCGGGACTCTTCGTGATAATAATGATCTTCTGGCCAAGGGGATTGATGGGAAGAAATGAGTTCTCCTGGGATGGGCTCGTTTCTGTTTTCAAGAGGAGATACAAGAGATGA
- a CDS encoding cold-shock protein, giving the protein MTGTVKWFNGTKGYGFITKDDGGDVFVHFSAIEMDGFKTLDEGQRVEFDVEDGPKGPQAAKVRIAK; this is encoded by the coding sequence ATGACAGGAACAGTAAAGTGGTTCAACGGAACAAAAGGTTATGGATTCATTACTAAGGATGACGGTGGGGATGTTTTCGTTCACTTCTCAGCTATTGAGATGGATGGTTTCAAGACCCTTGACGAAGGACAGAGAGTCGAATTCGATGTTGAAGACGGTCCAAAGGGTCCTCAGGCAGCAAAAGTTAGAATTGCGAAGTAA